CAGGCTGCCGGTTCGGGGACGTTGCTGAAAAATAAATCAGTCATCTTCCTGTTTATGCATGGCGGACCAAGCCAGATCGAGACGTTTGATCCGAAGATGGATGCCCCCGCAAATATCCGCAGTGCCACTGGTGAAGTGACAACCAAAATTCCTGGTGTGACCTTTGGCGGGACTTTTCAGAAGCTGTCTCAACTGGCGGATCGAATGTCAATCGTGCGTTCTTATCGCACGGGCGACAGTCGCCATGACATCAAGCCGATTGTGCATAAAGATACGCTCGATGCAAATCTTGGTTCACTCTACTCGCGAGTGGTTGGTGCGAATCATCCCAAGAATGGAATGCCGACCAACGCAGTACTCTTCCCGCGGGCCATTGATGAGAAGATGATGCCCGCCATCACGAAGTTCGGTAAATTTGATTCACATGGTTCGATGGGCAGCGCTTATACCCCCTTCGTTCCCGGTGCAGGTGGTGACCTGCAATCGAACATGAGGCTTTCCATTCCTCAAAATCGGCTCGATGATCGTAAATTGTTATTGTCAAACCTGGATCGTGCTCGCTGGGCAGCAGACAAAAGTGAATCCTTTACCGCGTCTTCGCATCTACAGCAACAGGCCTTCGATGTGATCATGGGAGGTGTTTCCAAAGCCTTCGATTTATCTAAGGAAGATCCCAAAATCGTCGCACGTTATGATACTGCACCACTGGTCAAGCCAGATCAAATTGACAAACGCTGGAAGAATTACGAACGTTATGTCGTTAATGCGCAATCACTGGGAAAACTGTTATTAATGGGACGTCGCCTTTGCGAAGCCGGTTGTAGTTTTGTGACAATCACGACGAACTTTGTGTGGGATATGCACGCTGACAAAAATAACGCTGGCGTTGCAGAAGGCATGGACTACATGGGGGTTCCCTTCGATCATGCCGTGTCTGCTTTCATGGAAGATGTACATGACCGCGGGCTCAGTGATGACATTCTGCTGGTCTGTTCCGGGGAAATGGGGCGCACTCCGAAGTTGAACAAAAATGGCGGCCGCGATCACTGGGGTAATTTATCGCCTTTGATGCTATCAGGCGGTGGTTTAAAGATGGGGCAGGTCATCGGCCAGTCCACGCGTCATGCCGGTGAACCACAGACTGAGCCCATCGAACGTAAAGATCTCGTCACGAGTATCATGCATACTCTGTTCGATCTGGGTGAACTTCGCATTACCCGTGGCGTGCCAAATGAAATCATCCAGGTTGCCTCGGCTGGTAAGATCATTCCAGGACTCTTTTAATAGCCGTGCTATTTTTTGAGTACGGCACTCAACTTTTCTTTCATGCCCAGCCATTTTGTATCCGAAGCGACAAGCAGACCATCAGGGCCGATAAGGAAATACGTGGGGACCGAGCTGATCGCCAGTTGGCGTGCCATGTCAGACTCGTCACCAAGGTAGTTTTGCGACCAGTTCCAACCACCTTGCTCTACGAGGGTCTTTGCTTTAGAAGAATCTTTGTCGATATTCAATCCTACGAGTGTAATCGGCTTATCTGAGAGGTGGTCTATGGTTGCTTGAATATCTGGCATCGTCTTGAGACAGGGAACGCACCAACTTGCCCAGACATGCATCAAGACATAGCGTCCTTCCATATCTTTGATAGAATTCTCGCGCCCCGTTGTGTCTGTGAATTTATAGATCTGCATGTTCGCACCTACCCGTGGGCCGACCCGGCAGGCCACTTCAATATTTCCAATATCTTTCTTTCCCGAAGCAATATCGGATGAAGTCACGTTGATCGTGATAACCTTTTCTCCAACCGTTTCAACAAGGCACCCCGCAGGTTGTTCATATAACCTCAGCACAAGATCGTAAACGCCAGGGGGCACTCCGCTGATATGAAGTTGGCCATCAGGTGCCAGCTTTACGAAGTAATAGGGCCGAGTTCTCAACCAATCATAACGATTTGGATCCAGGAACCAGGATGCCTGGGCAGGGCCATTTGGGTTAAAACTGAGAATCGGAAAATCTCTTGGCAGTTTGATACCACCATCACGTCGAATCAGATAATTAAGTGACCAGTTCTTATTCAGAGCTGCTTCGCCACGGCCTGTCGCTACAACTTTGCCTGTGACGGTAGTTCCCTTTCCACCTAGAGTGAGCCTTTTATTTTCGCCCGGTTGTAGATCGAGAGGAATTGCCTGACTCGATGTTAATGGCGAATCTCGCCAGGGGCCGAGATATGCTTGGATGCTTCCCGCGATTGGGGGTAGACGTTTGAATTCAAACCCACCGTCTGCATCTGTAAGAGCACTATAGGAATCCTGGAATCGGGGTTCCCCCAGCTTTCCATCCCGCACTGGACGAAAATAGATCCATTGGTCTGAGACGGGTTTTCCATCTTGGAATAACCTGCCCGAAACTTTGGCCCAGGGTTGCAACTGAATCGTGCCTATTTTTTCATTTGGTTTTCGAAGCACTTCAGCGAAACCAATGTCGTGAATGACGCGAACGCGGATCGGTTCGAATGTAGCCGCCAGTTGAAATCGTCCCGCTTTTGATGTCTTGATTTGTTGTCCACTCCATTCGAGCTTGTTGTTGTTTATGTGAGGTACGATGCTAGGTGTGCCTTGGACCACGACCGCAGAGGGTACGGGTTTTCCATCCTTGTCTAGAACAAGGCCTTCATGTGCTTTAGCTGGTTCCAGAGAAAAGTTTTGTGTAACGCGACTATCTCCCAGGGCGAACGAGTTTTCACTCATCGCCGAACGATAACCGTCGGCATCAATTCGAATTTGGTGTCGACGATCATACATACCATCATTCAGCTCGATTTCATAAATGCCATTTTCACCTGGAACAGAGCGATTAAACGAGGTAGATAAAAATTGGGGACGGAACACGATTACAGGAACAGCTCGAAATTCTTTGATTGGTTTTCCAGTTTCAGCGTCTGTGACTTTACCGGAAGCGATCAGGGGCGGAGCGAGTTTGATAACATGTTCTGCTTCCGTAGCAACTAGTGTCACAGTTTTTGAAGCAAGTTTCTTGGCATAAATCTCATAAGTTACAGCATCGTCGGGAGCCCAGTCCCACACATACACACCCTTCTCATCAGAATGGACGGGTATCCGAGAATTGAGAACATTGGGGTGTCGGTGATTATAAAGCGATTCTACACCGCGCCACTTCCCCAGGCTGATCCTGGCCTTGGGAACGGGTTTTCCGTTGGAGTCCACGATCTTCAGGGTAAGGCGTTTTCCAGGCTTCATTTCGAAAGAGAGTGGTTCCATCGCTTTGGTGGCATTGACGATTTGGCGTACTGGCATAAATCCCGGAGCGACGACTGTGATGGGATGTTTTCCTGGTGGGAGCGGGATGGTTTCGAAATGTCCCTTGTTGTCGATCTCAACTTCGTGAATTGTAGAGCCATAGTAGGGCTCGTCGTGCCAGATAATTAATCCCTTTGTCACAGGGTCACCGGCGGTGTTGATGACAGTACCACGAATCGCAACACCAGGAGAGAGTACGATTTTGCCACTTCCGTCTCGCAGTAATGGTGTGGTCAATTTTTGCTGGTCCTGCAATTCTCCCCATTCTGAATCACTAATGTAATCTTGATGTGTGAATTTGAGGCGGAATTGATAGTCTTCACCGGCGGGTTTTGCTGGTGCATTTTTAATGCTCCATTTTCCCATTTTATTTGTGATCACCGTTGTCTGTTTAGAATCGTTGTCAGTCAGATATGAACTGATGATGGATTTGGGGTTTACCGTCCACAAGGGTTCGGGAGATGTTACTTTGACGTCGACGACCACATTGGGTATAGGCTGATTATTCTTATCAACAACAGTGCCACTCAATTTGGTTCCACGTGCCAGTTGAAATTTAAATTGCTCTGGTATCCGCTTGCCTTGGTCGTGAGTGCCCTGGGCAAAATTGACAAATTCTGAGACGTATCCTGGCTTACTAGCCCACAGTCGAAGGATATGCAGCCGGCGTGGAATTTTGAGAGTCACGAGACCGTCAGAACTCGTAACATGGTCTGAGTTGGGTGAACGTTCCCCCTTGTAATCATCGAGATACCAGAGAGACCTGTGTAACTTGGCGCCTTTAAGTGGTTTGCCATTTTCGTCACGAATCGAAATGGTCATTGTGCGGGTTTCATCGTTCGTGCTCTCTTGTGGAGCGGCTTTGTCTACAGCTGACTTTGAGTTGTCTGGTTCGACTTTGGGTATCTCTGCCACTTCGGTTGACGTTTCGTTGTCCACGACGAGGGGATTCTGTGATGGTTCATCCTGAGATCGCAGGCGCATTGATCCAATGATCGCAACAACGACCATTGCCGCTACCAAAAGTCTTCGCGCTGCCTTTGGTGAAAGTGAAATGTGACTGCGCGCAAGATCAAGGAGTGCCAAGATGCGATGTTCTACATGAGCACGATGTGACATTCCAATGGCCGTAGTGTAATTTTGATTTTGATGCTGATAAGATCTTGCGACATCTAACAAAACATCGGCATAGTCTGTTGGTCGCTGTCCACTGGCAAGCACAAGATCATCGCAGGCCAGCTCCTGGAGCTTACGCATTTGAAGCAGGCCAATCCAGCAAATGGGGTTAAACCAGAACAGGGTACAGACAACACCCGCGATGGATTGAGTCAGTATGTCATGTCTTTTCGCGTGTGCTAATTCATGTAACAAAACAAGTCGGCAACGCGCCGAGTTCCAAAGAACGGCATCTTTTGGCAGTAAAACAATCGTGCGAAAGATGCCAGTCACCATTGGTGATTGTGTAACGTCGAGTCTTCGTAGTTCAATACTTCGGTGGAAGCCGAGAGACTGCGCAGCGTCGGCCGCGGCGCGTGCCCACTCTTGCTTGTCAACCAGAGTGCTACGACGCAGGGTACGCGCCAGTAACCATTGAAACCAGGCAGTTCTCAACAGACAGAAAAAAATACCGCTAACCCAAACGAGGATCATGACTAGATTCCAGGAAATTACAAACGTGCCAGATTCATTTACCGTGGTGGGACGATTTTTGTTTTGCAATTCGGTTGAAATTACGGCCTCCTGTGGACGAACCGGTTCCCACTCCGATGGAGTTGGTGCAGCATGAGGAATTTGAAAATTGTGCGGATTCATCGGTTCATCAGACAGCACAGTGGTATCTCCACTGGTTGGATTTACGATACGATTCGAATTGGCGGTGTTGCTGCTGGTCGCGGTTCCATCATAATTCAACTGAGCACCCCAGGAACGCGGCAGAATGGCTAATGACCATGAGGGTGAAAAAACAGTGATGATGGGGATCACAAGGCATCCGCAAAATGCCAACGTCCATAGTCGATGGAGTACCGCTGCGGATCGTGTTTTCATCAGGTGTGCAATGACCAGCGTTGCCATGAGTAAGACAAAACACTTGATAGACAAACCGATCAGCAGAAATGAAGCCATACCATCGGTGAATCCAAAAAGAGAAAAGTCATCACCAGTCGTTAGGAAGAGACCGTGATTCATATTATCTGCCTTCTTTACGGGCGCGTTTAATGGCCTGCTCTAATCGATCCAGGTCTTCTTCAGTCAGAGTTTTAGCCGAATCATCAATGAGTGCCGCTAAGGCATTGCCGGGCGACTTCGGAAAGAATGTTTCCATCACACTCCGTAGTGCAGAACGGCTGGCTGTGCGCTTGGACTTTACAGGAGAATAGATGTGCTTCACACCACTGCGATCACGGTGTACGAAGCCTTTGCGTTCAAGTTGCCCGATCATGGTTCTGACGGCTGAATAGCTTGGAGGGTCTGTCAGTTTTTCGCGTACTTCAGCCACAGATGCCTTTTCGAGTTGATATAAAACATCCATGATTTGTTGTTCGCGTGCTGCCAATTCGCGTTTTCTCTTCTTTTCCATCGTTTTATCCAAATGAGTGTCAATTCATTAACATGTGTCATTGTATTGACACTAATTTTACTTGTCAAGAAAATAATTCAATGAAAGCAATATGCGATTAATTTCAGTTGACAAATTATTTTTGTTCACATCATCAAGTTTCTTATTTCAGCTAATGGCTCTGATAAGCGACAGACTGGATGACGAATGAGCTTCGCCAATATTTCATATTTCGGCAATCACATTTTCACACAAGTGTTGTAAATAACCTTTTGAAAAAAAGTCTAACTCACCAACTAAGAACATCACTGTGCATACCCAGTACAAATTCGACGGGCCAACCTACTTCGTCACTTGTTTGCAAATAACAAGGGCAACCCACGGCAATCCTTTTAGCGTTCACATAGTAACCCTGTGACACATTGAAAACTTTATTACTTATGGAGACATAATTGTGCTGCGAAGAAACCAAAGGTCTAACGGATTTACCCTGATTGAATTATTAGTTGTGATTGCGATTATCGCGATCTTGATTGCATTGTTGCTTCCGGCCGTTCAACAGGCGCGAGAAGCCGCTCGTCGCAGTTCCTGTAAGAACAATTTGAAACAGATAGGTATTGCGATGCACAACTATCACGATGTGCATAACACATTGCCTCCCGGTTATTTGGATAATGATCCCATTGCCGACACAGAAAATCGTAATCTGCTGGGCTGGGGAACGTTCATATTACCATTCATCGAACAGTCGGCTCTGTACAATTCAATTGGGGAAGTGGGTGGTTTCGATGTCAACTGGACCTCGATTACAGAGATGACCACTGCCAGTGCCACTGTACCCACACCCTATGCCAAAGTGATTCTCAAGTCGTTCATTTGTCCCTCGGATCCGATGGGGGGTATTAATACCGATGTATTAAATTATGGAAAATCCAACTACACCGGTGTGGCCGGCAATACGTATCGAACCTCTGCCGCAGGTGTGAAACCGACAGGAACTTTTTATGACAACTCGAGTGTCCGTTTTCGTGATATCAGAGATGGTTTAAGTAACACGATCATCATCGGTGAACGGAGCACAGAGGGAACAAAAAACGGCACCATCTGGATTGGCAATTATTCTAATGGCGCCTATTACACACAAAACGCGATTACATCACCGACGAGTGCCTACTATGGCATCAATGGGAGTGCAGGTTCCTGGAACTTTACCAGCTCGCATACAGGTGGGGCACACTTTCTCTTGGGAGATGGATCAGTTCGATTCATCAGCGAAAACATTTTTCTGGGTACCTATGGCGATCTTGGTTATATCGCTGATGGTGATGTAATCCCGGAATTTTAATTCGTTGTTGCTTTCTGACGAATCAATAAGCTTGTCAAACAGAGTACTTCGTTCTGCTTGGGCGTTGTACTCTGTTTATCCCTCGATTTCAGACACTTCACTTTACACGTTTAGGCACTATGAAAAACATTGCGATTCTATTTTTTGTCACGATCATGGTCAGTTGCAGCAGTAACGCACCCCAGGCCGAAGTCAGTCCCGGTCTGACAAAAGACCAACTTGCTCCCACACTCAAAAAGATTGCTGAAACGGGAAAATATGACACCGTTTTGGAAGACTTAACAATCGGGTTAGAAAATGCAGGTCATATGGAAGAAGCAGTCTCAGTCCAAAATTTTCCAGAACTCTCCGATCCGGAGGATGTCAAAAAGCTCGCTTCGAAACTTGCTGACTCTCTCTCGAAATAAGGTGCAATGTTCTCTGTAGAACACACACGAGTGCTTTGAAGTTGTGGTTGAGATTTTGTGGGTTCTAAGGAACTCGCTATTCTTCGACCACAATTTCGACACCCGATAACAGGGTTCTGTCTTTGATTGCTTTGAGCTCAATGCCAAGGCTGGTAGAAGCCAGAACGCCTTTGAATTCACGAACAATGGCGCGGTTAGCACCATTGGCTTCTTTGACGACATCCAGTTCCCGGAGTACTGGTTTGCCTTGCAGGCTGACATCGAAGACACGTTTACCCGGTTGTTTCTCATCTGGTTCCAGAAAGTAGAGACGGACAGTATAGGTTTTTTCTTTTGTTGGTGTTGAAGAGAGCGTGATTTTCAGAGAAGAGGCTCCCTCAGCTCCCGAAGCGGCGACCCATTTCAGGTCGCCTTCTTCCACAAATGCCGAATGCTTGTGGAAGTAACTTGGGCTCTTACCACTCAATTTTATCGAGACCACCGGCGATGAGCCTCCCACATTGGGATAGTCGAGCCAGAGTGTGCCGTTCTCTGCTTGTCTGTCACCAGGAGCCCCCAGGTTAACGCCAAGTTTTTGCACTTGGTCTTTCTTTGCGTTAAGAGCCAAGGCGCTGTAACTCCAGACTTCGGATTCCGGCACGTGCGTCAGTGCCATAGAAGTGAAGAGTGAATAACCACAACTGCAACCATGGGCCATGTTGGGCGAGTTGAGTACACCGTTCGCGGGAATCAGACTGTTTCGGCACCCGCTACGGAAACCTTCCAGCCGAGAAGTATTGGTACTGTCAATGTCACAGAATCCCGCGGAGGCCGCACGGAAGGTCATCAAGTGTGGACTGGCAATTGCATAATTACAGTGATGTCCATCCTTTGTAAATTCCCAGGGAATTGGTTTTCCGGTGATAGGATTGGTGCGGAGAATCGGTTCACCAGTTTCCAGATCGTATGACATACCTGGACCTCTCTGATCCAGAATACGATCGTTCCAAACGATGATCTTGTCCCACAATGTTTCGGGGTGTCCGCGAAATCCTCGGCCTTTGGCGTACTTTTTCCAAAGTTCTGAGCCATCTTTGCCTCGGAACGCTGAGATACTGTCACGATTTGTGATGAGCAGCACGTCTTTCCTGTCGCTATAGGATAACCAGGTACCCACAACGTCGGTCTGGTGTTTCCATAATTCTTTCCCCGTTTTTACGTCGATGGCTTTGATGTATCGTTCTGACAGCGCTTCAGGAATTTCGCCTCGTCGCTTCCAGTCGGTATAGAGGTCTTTCAGGGCGCCATCAAAGACATA
The Gimesia aquarii DNA segment above includes these coding regions:
- a CDS encoding DUF1501 domain-containing protein, with the translated sequence MMLSFTDHHKTHGRREFLRVGGLALGGLTLPEILSAKAQAAGSGTLLKNKSVIFLFMHGGPSQIETFDPKMDAPANIRSATGEVTTKIPGVTFGGTFQKLSQLADRMSIVRSYRTGDSRHDIKPIVHKDTLDANLGSLYSRVVGANHPKNGMPTNAVLFPRAIDEKMMPAITKFGKFDSHGSMGSAYTPFVPGAGGDLQSNMRLSIPQNRLDDRKLLLSNLDRARWAADKSESFTASSHLQQQAFDVIMGGVSKAFDLSKEDPKIVARYDTAPLVKPDQIDKRWKNYERYVVNAQSLGKLLLMGRRLCEAGCSFVTITTNFVWDMHADKNNAGVAEGMDYMGVPFDHAVSAFMEDVHDRGLSDDILLVCSGEMGRTPKLNKNGGRDHWGNLSPLMLSGGGLKMGQVIGQSTRHAGEPQTEPIERKDLVTSIMHTLFDLGELRITRGVPNEIIQVASAGKIIPGLF
- a CDS encoding M56 family metallopeptidase; the encoded protein is MNHGLFLTTGDDFSLFGFTDGMASFLLIGLSIKCFVLLMATLVIAHLMKTRSAAVLHRLWTLAFCGCLVIPIITVFSPSWSLAILPRSWGAQLNYDGTATSSNTANSNRIVNPTSGDTTVLSDEPMNPHNFQIPHAAPTPSEWEPVRPQEAVISTELQNKNRPTTVNESGTFVISWNLVMILVWVSGIFFCLLRTAWFQWLLARTLRRSTLVDKQEWARAAADAAQSLGFHRSIELRRLDVTQSPMVTGIFRTIVLLPKDAVLWNSARCRLVLLHELAHAKRHDILTQSIAGVVCTLFWFNPICWIGLLQMRKLQELACDDLVLASGQRPTDYADVLLDVARSYQHQNQNYTTAIGMSHRAHVEHRILALLDLARSHISLSPKAARRLLVAAMVVVAIIGSMRLRSQDEPSQNPLVVDNETSTEVAEIPKVEPDNSKSAVDKAAPQESTNDETRTMTISIRDENGKPLKGAKLHRSLWYLDDYKGERSPNSDHVTSSDGLVTLKIPRRLHILRLWASKPGYVSEFVNFAQGTHDQGKRIPEQFKFQLARGTKLSGTVVDKNNQPIPNVVVDVKVTSPEPLWTVNPKSIISSYLTDNDSKQTTVITNKMGKWSIKNAPAKPAGEDYQFRLKFTHQDYISDSEWGELQDQQKLTTPLLRDGSGKIVLSPGVAIRGTVINTAGDPVTKGLIIWHDEPYYGSTIHEVEIDNKGHFETIPLPPGKHPITVVAPGFMPVRQIVNATKAMEPLSFEMKPGKRLTLKIVDSNGKPVPKARISLGKWRGVESLYNHRHPNVLNSRIPVHSDEKGVYVWDWAPDDAVTYEIYAKKLASKTVTLVATEAEHVIKLAPPLIASGKVTDAETGKPIKEFRAVPVIVFRPQFLSTSFNRSVPGENGIYEIELNDGMYDRRHQIRIDADGYRSAMSENSFALGDSRVTQNFSLEPAKAHEGLVLDKDGKPVPSAVVVQGTPSIVPHINNNKLEWSGQQIKTSKAGRFQLAATFEPIRVRVIHDIGFAEVLRKPNEKIGTIQLQPWAKVSGRLFQDGKPVSDQWIYFRPVRDGKLGEPRFQDSYSALTDADGGFEFKRLPPIAGSIQAYLGPWRDSPLTSSQAIPLDLQPGENKRLTLGGKGTTVTGKVVATGRGEAALNKNWSLNYLIRRDGGIKLPRDFPILSFNPNGPAQASWFLDPNRYDWLRTRPYYFVKLAPDGQLHISGVPPGVYDLVLRLYEQPAGCLVETVGEKVITINVTSSDIASGKKDIGNIEVACRVGPRVGANMQIYKFTDTTGRENSIKDMEGRYVLMHVWASWCVPCLKTMPDIQATIDHLSDKPITLVGLNIDKDSSKAKTLVEQGGWNWSQNYLGDESDMARQLAISSVPTYFLIGPDGLLVASDTKWLGMKEKLSAVLKK
- a CDS encoding BlaI/MecI/CopY family transcriptional regulator, yielding MEKKRKRELAAREQQIMDVLYQLEKASVAEVREKLTDPPSYSAVRTMIGQLERKGFVHRDRSGVKHIYSPVKSKRTASRSALRSVMETFFPKSPGNALAALIDDSAKTLTEEDLDRLEQAIKRARKEGR
- a CDS encoding DUF1559 domain-containing protein; the protein is MLRRNQRSNGFTLIELLVVIAIIAILIALLLPAVQQAREAARRSSCKNNLKQIGIAMHNYHDVHNTLPPGYLDNDPIADTENRNLLGWGTFILPFIEQSALYNSIGEVGGFDVNWTSITEMTTASATVPTPYAKVILKSFICPSDPMGGINTDVLNYGKSNYTGVAGNTYRTSAAGVKPTGTFYDNSSVRFRDIRDGLSNTIIIGERSTEGTKNGTIWIGNYSNGAYYTQNAITSPTSAYYGINGSAGSWNFTSSHTGGAHFLLGDGSVRFISENIFLGTYGDLGYIADGDVIPEF